One segment of Streptomyces bathyalis DNA contains the following:
- a CDS encoding LLM class F420-dependent oxidoreductase — protein sequence MRLGINLGYWGAGMDADNLAVAQEADRLGYSVCWAAEAYGSDAPTVLSWVAAQTERIDVGSGIFQIPARTPAMTAMTAATLDSLSGGRFRLGLGVSGPQVSEGWYGVKFDKPLSRTREYAEIIRKAMSRERLSHQGQHWTLPLPDGPGKPIKLTVHPVREEIPLYIAAIGPKNLEQTGEIADGALLIFFSPEHAEDTTLRHLRAGREKAGKGTAEGGGLAGFDVCPTVPMAVGEDIHALADTFRPYTALYVGGMGSRKQNFYNRLAQRMGYEREAAEIQDKYLAGEKDAAAAAVPHELIDSTTLLGPVGRIADRMRAYAEAGVTTLSLAPAGFSLDERIAGLRAGVEALEKAGVAS from the coding sequence ATGAGGCTCGGTATCAACCTCGGCTACTGGGGTGCGGGGATGGACGCGGACAACCTCGCCGTCGCCCAGGAAGCGGACCGTCTGGGCTACTCGGTCTGCTGGGCGGCCGAAGCCTACGGCTCCGACGCCCCCACCGTCCTGTCCTGGGTCGCCGCGCAGACCGAGCGCATCGACGTCGGGTCCGGCATCTTCCAGATCCCCGCCCGTACACCCGCGATGACCGCCATGACGGCGGCCACGCTCGACTCCCTCTCCGGGGGGCGCTTCCGGCTGGGCCTCGGCGTCTCCGGCCCGCAGGTCTCGGAGGGCTGGTACGGCGTGAAGTTCGACAAGCCGCTCTCCCGGACCCGCGAGTACGCCGAGATCATCCGCAAGGCCATGTCCCGCGAGCGCCTCAGCCACCAGGGCCAGCACTGGACCCTGCCGCTGCCCGACGGACCGGGCAAGCCCATCAAGCTCACCGTGCACCCGGTGCGCGAGGAGATCCCGCTCTACATAGCCGCGATCGGCCCCAAGAACCTGGAGCAGACCGGCGAGATCGCGGACGGCGCGCTGCTGATCTTCTTCTCGCCCGAGCACGCCGAGGACACCACGCTGCGGCATCTGCGCGCCGGGCGTGAGAAGGCCGGCAAGGGCACCGCCGAGGGCGGAGGGCTCGCGGGCTTCGACGTCTGCCCGACCGTCCCCATGGCGGTGGGGGAGGACATCCACGCGCTGGCCGACACGTTCCGCCCGTACACGGCGCTGTACGTCGGCGGCATGGGCAGCCGAAAGCAGAACTTCTACAACCGGCTGGCGCAGCGCATGGGTTACGAGCGGGAGGCCGCCGAGATCCAGGACAAGTACCTGGCGGGCGAGAAGGACGCGGCGGCCGCGGCGGTGCCGCACGAACTCATCGACTCCACCACGCTCCTCGGTCCCGTCGGCCGCATCGCCGACAGGATGCGCGCCTACGCCGAGGCCGGAGTGACCACTCTCTCCCTCGCCCCCGCGGGCTTCTCGCTCGACGAGCGCATCGCCGGACTGCGGGCGGGAGTCGAAGCGCTGGAGAAGGCCGGAGTGGCCTCGTAG
- a CDS encoding chaplin produces MIKKVAAVAAAAGGLVLAGAGIAAADQGLQGAAGNSPGLVSGNNIQLPVDVSANACGNTVSVIGYMNPADGTTCTD; encoded by the coding sequence ATGATCAAGAAGGTTGCCGCTGTCGCGGCTGCCGCAGGCGGTCTGGTGCTCGCGGGTGCGGGCATCGCCGCCGCCGACCAGGGCTTGCAGGGGGCCGCCGGGAACTCGCCCGGTCTGGTCTCCGGGAACAACATCCAGCTCCCGGTCGATGTCTCCGCGAACGCCTGCGGCAACACGGTCTCCGTGATCGGGTACATGAACCCGGCCGACGGCACCACCTGCACCGACTGA
- the rpsN gene encoding 30S ribosomal protein S14 — translation MTAKKSKITKNEERKAVVARYAARRAELKDVLRRPSSTETEKAAALRELRRQPRDASATRVRNRDAVDGRPRGHLRTFGLSRVRMRQLAHQGYLPGVTKSSW, via the coding sequence CTGACGGCGAAGAAGAGCAAGATCACCAAGAACGAGGAACGGAAGGCCGTGGTGGCGCGCTACGCAGCCCGACGGGCCGAGTTGAAGGACGTCCTTCGCCGCCCCTCGTCGACGGAGACGGAAAAGGCAGCCGCGCTGCGTGAGTTGCGGCGTCAGCCCCGCGATGCCAGTGCCACACGCGTGCGCAACCGCGACGCTGTCGACGGGCGCCCCCGTGGGCACTTGCGGACGTTCGGGCTGTCACGCGTGCGCATGCGCCAGCTCGCGCACCAGGGATACCTGCCGGGAGTGACCAAGTCCTCCTGGTGA
- the rpmB gene encoding 50S ribosomal protein L28 — protein sequence MSARCQLTGAEPGFGNTVSHSHRRSRRRFDPNIQRRRYWLPSEGRHVRLTLSAKGIRTVDAVGIEAAVARIRARGGKV from the coding sequence GTGTCCGCCCGCTGCCAACTGACCGGTGCCGAGCCCGGCTTCGGCAACACCGTCTCCCACTCGCACCGCCGCTCCCGCCGGCGCTTCGACCCCAACATCCAGCGCAGGCGCTACTGGTTGCCGAGTGAAGGCCGTCATGTGCGGCTCACCCTCAGCGCGAAGGGGATCAGGACGGTCGACGCAGTCGGCATCGAGGCAGCCGTTGCCAGAATCCGAGCCCGCGGAGGGAAGGTCTGA
- the corA gene encoding magnesium/cobalt transporter CorA, giving the protein MIVDCAIYRDGRRMERPSDYSDALDEARATGDAAFLWIGLHEPTEAEFNLVTSEFGLHPLAVEDALHAHQRPKLEVYADSLFLVLKPVSYDQDTATLSAGELMLFVGDSFVVTVRHGEANPLGAVRERLELEPEVLKHGPTAVMYAISDAIVDQYMEVAADLHVSLDGLEEDVFSPEAQAARDTAGRIYNFKRQVLGFRRATGPLSEPLERLMRPGLPFVHEEASPFFRDVSDHLTRVNEQVDGLDRLLSDILNANLAQMSVRQNDNMRKISAWAAMFAVPTAIAGIYGMNFEHMPELHWVWAYPAVLAVIVTACLLLFRVFKRRGWL; this is encoded by the coding sequence GTGATCGTGGACTGCGCCATCTACCGGGACGGACGCCGCATGGAGCGGCCGTCCGACTACTCCGACGCCCTCGACGAGGCCAGGGCGACGGGGGACGCCGCCTTTCTGTGGATCGGCCTGCACGAGCCGACCGAGGCCGAATTCAATCTGGTGACCAGCGAGTTCGGGCTGCACCCGCTCGCCGTCGAGGACGCACTCCACGCGCATCAGCGCCCCAAGCTCGAGGTCTACGCGGACTCGCTGTTCCTCGTTCTGAAGCCCGTCTCCTACGACCAGGACACCGCCACCCTCTCCGCCGGTGAGCTGATGCTGTTCGTCGGCGACTCCTTCGTCGTCACGGTGCGCCACGGGGAGGCCAATCCGCTCGGTGCGGTGCGCGAGCGGCTGGAGCTCGAACCGGAGGTCCTGAAGCACGGCCCAACTGCCGTGATGTACGCGATCAGCGACGCCATCGTGGACCAGTACATGGAGGTGGCCGCCGATCTCCACGTCAGCCTCGACGGGCTGGAGGAGGACGTCTTCTCACCCGAGGCCCAGGCCGCACGGGACACCGCCGGCCGCATCTACAACTTCAAGCGGCAGGTCCTTGGCTTCCGCAGGGCGACGGGGCCGCTCTCCGAACCGCTGGAGCGGCTGATGCGTCCGGGGCTCCCCTTCGTCCACGAGGAGGCGAGCCCCTTCTTCCGCGACGTGAGCGACCACCTGACCCGCGTCAACGAGCAGGTGGACGGGCTCGACCGGCTGCTGTCGGACATCCTCAACGCGAACCTGGCGCAGATGAGCGTCCGGCAGAACGACAACATGCGGAAGATCTCGGCGTGGGCCGCCATGTTCGCGGTCCCGACGGCCATCGCCGGGATCTACGGGATGAACTTCGAGCACATGCCGGAGCTGCACTGGGTGTGGGCCTATCCGGCCGTGCTGGCCGTCATCGTGACGGCATGTCTGCTGCTCTTCCGCGTCTTCAAGCGCCGCGGCTGGCTGTGA
- a CDS encoding helix-hairpin-helix domain-containing protein, whose amino-acid sequence MTDDKAAELLAAVRAVESGERSAASFFTESAQPQAAPRPAAPTAPRPAPPGAVARRGPVTVPDELPEVLAEGGAPDALAPRVAEVLGEQAAELLRSDPWQLLAVPGVRPEQADGFARALLGEAGGPGDERRTQALVLWLLERAALAGHTALEPAALSKGLSGYAVPEPDEAVRSAVDAGAVLVFEDALDAMPQGGVPAPGQDEPEERPVRLLLGLDRYALAEESLADGLGRVISAAAQQSTSDEESAAGPEAWEAVAAAAPSPSAAELIRAVAGHGLVAHTGGEAARAEPAALLAAAGQLGLRACAATHSTSGRDRLRRLLPGSGDTDGSGSEQARPAVVTVPGLLDGREGPGRDEEGAWALDLLIVCDAPQLDAETAAALVESLPDGARLVLSGDPNVLGSAGPGQVFADVLSSGACPRIASRTPDPGPVGELVSGIGIGELNQVDAPGKEVVIVPVRDAGEAVHRTVQLVADSVPRAIGVPSGDTQVITTGHGGSAGTRALNAALKERLHPGPGRFDGFDPGDRVVHTPSRGRVTPAVVVSGEEDGLRLEHTATGESVVVARERVTEEVRHGWAVTAHQAVGMSWPAVVAVLPGDAASDLSREWVYTAFGRGERHLSVVHGVEDALPKAVASVTAPARTTRLRALLTQSARAAEAARTAAAEPAGSSGQEDQAQDGPA is encoded by the coding sequence GTGACGGACGACAAGGCAGCCGAACTCCTCGCGGCGGTAAGGGCGGTGGAGAGCGGCGAGCGCTCCGCCGCGTCCTTCTTCACCGAGTCCGCTCAGCCGCAGGCCGCACCCCGCCCCGCAGCACCCACCGCTCCAAGGCCGGCACCGCCGGGCGCCGTTGCCCGGCGCGGCCCCGTCACCGTCCCCGACGAGCTGCCCGAGGTGCTGGCAGAGGGCGGCGCACCGGATGCGCTGGCCCCGCGCGTGGCCGAGGTTCTCGGCGAACAGGCAGCCGAACTGCTGCGCTCCGACCCGTGGCAGCTGCTGGCCGTTCCGGGCGTGCGGCCCGAGCAGGCTGACGGATTCGCCCGCGCACTGCTCGGCGAGGCGGGCGGCCCCGGGGACGAACGGCGCACCCAGGCGCTGGTGTTGTGGCTGCTGGAGCGTGCGGCGCTGGCGGGGCACACGGCCCTGGAGCCCGCCGCCCTCTCCAAGGGCCTCTCCGGATACGCGGTTCCGGAGCCGGACGAGGCGGTGCGTTCGGCCGTCGACGCGGGTGCCGTTCTCGTCTTCGAGGACGCACTGGACGCCATGCCACAGGGCGGGGTTCCGGCACCGGGCCAGGACGAGCCGGAGGAACGGCCCGTACGGCTTCTGCTGGGCCTGGACCGCTATGCGCTGGCGGAGGAGAGCCTTGCGGACGGGCTCGGGCGGGTGATCAGCGCCGCCGCCCAGCAGAGCACATCGGACGAGGAGTCCGCTGCGGGACCCGAGGCTTGGGAGGCCGTCGCCGCGGCTGCGCCCTCGCCGTCCGCCGCGGAACTGATCCGCGCGGTGGCCGGACACGGCCTGGTCGCGCACACCGGCGGCGAGGCCGCCCGCGCCGAACCGGCCGCTCTGCTCGCCGCCGCCGGGCAGTTGGGGCTCCGCGCCTGCGCCGCGACGCACAGCACGAGCGGACGAGACCGGCTCCGGCGCCTGCTGCCGGGCTCCGGCGACACGGACGGGAGCGGAAGCGAACAGGCGCGCCCGGCGGTCGTCACGGTCCCCGGGCTGCTCGACGGCCGCGAAGGGCCGGGCCGGGACGAGGAGGGAGCCTGGGCGCTCGATCTCCTGATCGTCTGCGACGCCCCGCAGCTCGACGCGGAGACCGCCGCGGCTCTGGTGGAGTCCCTGCCGGACGGGGCACGGCTGGTGCTGAGCGGGGATCCGAACGTCCTCGGCTCCGCCGGACCGGGCCAGGTCTTCGCCGACGTCCTCTCCTCCGGCGCCTGTCCGCGCATCGCCTCGCGCACGCCGGACCCGGGCCCCGTCGGCGAACTCGTCTCCGGCATCGGCATCGGCGAGCTGAACCAGGTCGACGCCCCCGGCAAGGAGGTCGTCATCGTTCCGGTGCGTGACGCGGGTGAGGCCGTGCACCGCACCGTCCAGCTGGTCGCCGACTCGGTGCCCCGGGCGATCGGTGTCCCCTCCGGCGACACCCAGGTGATCACCACCGGGCACGGCGGATCCGCGGGCACCCGGGCGCTGAACGCCGCCCTCAAGGAGCGGCTCCATCCCGGCCCCGGGCGCTTCGACGGCTTCGACCCCGGAGACCGCGTCGTCCACACGCCCTCACGCGGCCGGGTGACACCGGCGGTGGTCGTCTCCGGCGAGGAGGACGGGCTGCGGCTGGAGCACACGGCCACGGGAGAGAGCGTCGTCGTCGCGCGTGAGCGTGTCACGGAGGAGGTCCGGCACGGCTGGGCGGTCACGGCCCATCAGGCGGTCGGCATGAGCTGGCCCGCCGTCGTTGCGGTACTGCCGGGCGACGCGGCCTCGGATCTCTCCCGGGAGTGGGTCTACACCGCCTTCGGGCGGGGTGAGCGGCATCTGTCCGTCGTCCACGGCGTGGAGGACGCGCTCCCGAAGGCTGTCGCCTCGGTGACGGCGCCGGCCCGCACGACGCGGCTGCGGGCCCTGCTGACGCAGTCCGCCCGCGCGGCGGAGGCCGCCCGGACCGCCGCGGCGGAGCCGGCCGGGTCCAGTGGCCAGGAGGATCAGGCGCAGGACGGCCCGGCGTAG
- a CDS encoding chaplin — translation MRQVTRKGLITVAAAGGVLATFSGGTAFADSAVQGNAGNSPGAVSGNNVQAPVNVPVNVCGNTVSVIGALNPASGTSCGDSGSTRVSGSSGRSQGIGSGNNIQAPVDVPVNVCGNGISAISALSYASADCGGASDTTPPGDDEPENPGDPGPDNPGDDGPGNPGDDGPGNPGDGSGGSDGVDQTSDVRTQSEPGELAHTGAGEMVGIGLPVSAGLLVGGFVLYRRAARLARR, via the coding sequence ATGCGACAGGTCACAAGAAAAGGCCTGATCACCGTGGCCGCGGCGGGCGGCGTGCTCGCCACGTTCTCGGGAGGTACGGCGTTCGCGGACTCGGCGGTTCAAGGAAACGCCGGGAACTCGCCCGGAGCGGTTTCGGGCAACAACGTCCAGGCGCCCGTCAACGTGCCGGTCAACGTGTGCGGCAACACCGTGAGCGTCATCGGGGCGCTCAACCCGGCGTCGGGCACCAGCTGCGGCGACAGCGGGTCGACACGGGTCAGCGGCAGCAGCGGGCGTTCGCAGGGCATCGGCTCCGGGAACAACATCCAGGCCCCGGTCGACGTCCCGGTCAACGTGTGCGGCAACGGCATCAGCGCGATCAGTGCGCTCAGCTACGCATCGGCTGACTGCGGTGGCGCCTCCGACACGACGCCGCCCGGCGACGACGAGCCGGAGAACCCGGGCGACCCCGGGCCGGACAACCCGGGCGACGATGGCCCTGGCAACCCGGGCGATGACGGTCCCGGCAACCCCGGTGACGGCTCCGGGGGCTCTGACGGCGTCGATCAGACCTCAGACGTGCGGACCCAGTCCGAGCCGGGCGAGCTGGCGCACACCGGCGCCGGCGAGATGGTCGGCATCGGCCTGCCGGTCAGCGCGGGTCTGCTGGTCGGCGGTTTCGTCCTCTACCGTCGTGCCGCGCGGCTTGCGCGGCGCTGA
- the rpsR gene encoding 30S ribosomal protein S18 translates to MPRHHASRKPLKSRRNPLDQAGITYIDYKDTDLLRKFISDRGKIRSRRVTRVSAQQQRQLARAIKNAREMALLPYGTR, encoded by the coding sequence GTGCCCCGTCACCACGCCTCCCGCAAGCCCCTCAAGTCCCGCCGCAACCCCCTGGACCAGGCCGGCATCACCTACATCGACTACAAAGACACCGACCTTCTGCGGAAGTTCATCTCCGACAGGGGCAAGATCCGCAGCCGTCGCGTCACGCGGGTGTCCGCCCAGCAACAGCGGCAACTGGCACGGGCGATCAAGAACGCGCGCGAGATGGCCCTGTTGCCCTACGGCACCCGCTGA
- the rpmG gene encoding 50S ribosomal protein L33 gives MARNDFRPIVKLRSTAGTGYTYVTRKNRRNDPDRLTLRKYDPVARRHVDFRETR, from the coding sequence ATGGCTCGCAACGACTTCCGCCCGATCGTCAAGCTCCGGTCCACGGCCGGCACCGGCTACACCTACGTGACCCGCAAGAACCGCCGGAACGACCCGGATCGCCTGACCCTGCGCAAGTACGACCCGGTCGCCCGCCGCCACGTCGACTTCCGCGAGACCCGCTGA
- a CDS encoding aldo/keto reductase codes for MEARHLGRTGLRVSRIGLGTLTWARDTGERDAADQLKTFWEAGGTLVDTADVYGDGGAEYLLGRLLEGLVPRRDIVIATKAGSVPDPDRRFDCSRGHLLAALDASLERLRTDYVDLWQVHAFDPATPLDETLQALDIAVSTGRARYVGVSNFSGWQLAKAATWQLAAPGVRARLASTQMEYSLLQRGVERELLPAALDLGLGLLPSSPLGRGVLTGKYRRSEPPEDSRGASEHLAPFVAPYLDETAGLIVDAVSTAADGLAVSPLQVALAWVRDRPGVTAPIIGARTAAQLTQALSVEALTLPDEICRALDDVSAPVHRYPDQDWSEL; via the coding sequence ATGGAGGCAAGGCACCTCGGCCGTACCGGCCTGCGCGTATCCCGAATCGGCCTCGGCACCCTCACATGGGCCCGGGACACCGGCGAGAGGGACGCGGCAGATCAGCTCAAGACGTTCTGGGAGGCCGGCGGCACGCTCGTCGACACGGCCGACGTCTACGGGGACGGCGGTGCCGAGTACCTCCTGGGCAGGCTGCTGGAAGGGCTCGTGCCGCGGCGGGACATCGTGATCGCCACCAAGGCGGGAAGCGTTCCCGACCCCGACCGCCGCTTCGACTGCTCGCGCGGGCACCTCCTCGCCGCACTCGACGCGTCGTTGGAGAGGCTGCGCACCGACTACGTCGACCTGTGGCAGGTGCACGCGTTCGACCCGGCGACACCGCTGGACGAGACGCTCCAGGCCCTGGACATCGCGGTCAGCACCGGCCGCGCGCGCTACGTGGGTGTCTCCAACTTCAGCGGCTGGCAGCTCGCCAAGGCCGCGACCTGGCAGCTCGCCGCCCCCGGTGTGCGCGCCCGGCTGGCGAGCACCCAGATGGAATACTCGCTGCTCCAGCGTGGCGTTGAGCGTGAACTGCTGCCCGCCGCCCTCGACTTGGGCCTCGGGCTGCTGCCCTCCTCACCGCTGGGAAGGGGCGTGCTCACCGGCAAGTACCGCCGCTCCGAACCGCCGGAGGACTCGCGCGGAGCCTCCGAGCACCTGGCACCGTTCGTCGCGCCCTACCTCGACGAAACCGCCGGCCTGATCGTCGACGCCGTCTCCACGGCGGCCGACGGCCTGGCCGTCTCACCGCTGCAGGTCGCTCTGGCCTGGGTACGGGACCGGCCGGGAGTCACGGCACCGATCATCGGTGCGCGCACGGCCGCACAGCTCACCCAGGCACTGTCAGTGGAGGCCCTTACTCTTCCTGATGAGATCTGCCGCGCGCTGGACGATGTCTCGGCGCCGGTGCACCGTTACCCCGACCAGGACTGGAGCGAGCTGTGA
- the rpmF gene encoding 50S ribosomal protein L32, with protein sequence MAVPKRKMSRSNTRHRRAQWKASTPQLVPVTVDGSTRLVPQRLAKAYARGFLRPGG encoded by the coding sequence ATGGCTGTCCCCAAGCGGAAGATGTCCCGCAGCAACACCCGCCACCGGCGCGCCCAGTGGAAGGCCTCCACGCCGCAGCTCGTACCGGTCACCGTCGACGGTTCCACCCGTCTCGTGCCGCAGCGGCTCGCCAAGGCGTATGCGCGTGGGTTCCTGCGGCCCGGCGGCTGA
- a CDS encoding type B 50S ribosomal protein L31, producing the protein MQPGIHPAYGPFVFRDKAAGFAFLTRSTATSDTTIDWEDGSSYPVIDVEISSRSHPFYTGTARVLDTAGRVERFERRYGRREAR; encoded by the coding sequence ATGCAGCCGGGCATACACCCCGCCTACGGTCCCTTCGTCTTCCGGGACAAGGCCGCGGGATTCGCCTTCCTCACCCGTTCGACCGCGACGAGCGACACGACGATCGACTGGGAGGACGGCAGCAGCTACCCCGTCATCGATGTCGAGATCTCCTCCAGGAGCCACCCCTTTTACACCGGCACAGCCCGCGTCCTGGACACAGCCGGGCGGGTGGAGCGCTTCGAGCGCCGCTACGGCCGTCGTGAGGCCCGCTGA
- a CDS encoding M20/M25/M40 family metallo-hydrolase gives MNQSTPAPAGGGTSAESEVVDLCRDLIRIDTSNYGGNEGPGERAAAEYVAEKLAEVGLEPEIFESRPGRASTVARIAGEDSSRPALLIHGHTDVVPANAEDWTHDPFSGEIADGCVWGRGAVDMKDMDAMTLAVVRERLRSGRRPPRDVVLAFLADEEAGGIYGARHLVDNHRDLFDGVTEAIGEVGGFSFTVNENLRLYLVETAQKGMHWMRLTVDGTAGHGSMTNNDNAITELCEAVGRLGRHKFPVRVTKTVRSFLDELSDALGTELDPEDMEETLAKLGGIAKIIGATLQNTAAPTQLGAGYKVNVIPGQATAHVDGRFLPGHEEEFLADLDAVLGPRVQREDVHSDKALETSFDGALVDAMQASLKAEDPAARAVPYMLSGGTDAKSFDDLGIRCFGFAPLKLPPELDFAGMFHGVDERVPVEGLKFGVRVLDRFLDQC, from the coding sequence GTGAACCAGTCGACCCCTGCACCGGCCGGTGGCGGAACGAGCGCCGAGAGTGAGGTCGTCGACCTCTGCCGTGACCTCATCAGGATCGACACCAGCAATTACGGCGGCAACGAGGGCCCCGGGGAGCGGGCGGCCGCCGAGTACGTCGCGGAGAAGCTCGCGGAGGTGGGTCTGGAACCGGAGATCTTCGAGTCCCGGCCCGGACGCGCCTCCACGGTGGCCCGTATCGCCGGTGAGGACTCCTCCCGGCCCGCTCTGCTCATCCATGGACACACGGACGTCGTGCCCGCCAACGCGGAGGACTGGACGCACGACCCCTTCTCCGGGGAGATCGCCGACGGCTGCGTGTGGGGGCGCGGCGCCGTCGATATGAAGGACATGGACGCCATGACCCTCGCCGTCGTGCGGGAGCGGCTGCGCAGCGGTCGCAGGCCCCCGCGCGACGTAGTGCTCGCCTTCCTCGCGGACGAGGAGGCCGGCGGCATCTACGGGGCACGGCACCTCGTCGACAATCACCGCGACCTGTTCGACGGCGTGACCGAGGCGATCGGCGAGGTCGGCGGCTTCTCCTTCACCGTGAACGAGAACCTGCGCCTCTACCTGGTGGAGACGGCCCAGAAGGGCATGCACTGGATGCGGCTCACGGTCGACGGCACCGCCGGGCACGGCTCGATGACGAACAACGACAACGCCATCACCGAACTGTGCGAAGCCGTGGGCCGGTTGGGACGGCACAAGTTCCCCGTGCGCGTGACCAAGACCGTGCGTTCCTTCCTGGACGAACTCTCCGACGCCCTCGGCACCGAACTCGACCCCGAGGACATGGAGGAGACGCTCGCCAAGCTCGGCGGCATCGCGAAGATCATCGGTGCCACCCTGCAGAACACCGCGGCACCCACCCAGCTCGGCGCGGGCTACAAGGTCAACGTCATCCCGGGACAGGCCACCGCCCACGTCGACGGCCGCTTCCTGCCCGGACACGAGGAGGAGTTCCTCGCCGACCTGGATGCGGTCCTCGGGCCGCGCGTGCAGCGCGAGGACGTCCACTCCGACAAGGCGCTGGAGACCAGCTTCGACGGTGCGCTGGTGGACGCGATGCAGGCGTCCCTGAAGGCCGAGGACCCCGCTGCGAGGGCGGTCCCGTACATGCTCTCCGGCGGCACGGACGCCAAGTCCTTCGACGACCTGGGAATCCGCTGCTTCGGCTTCGCACCGCTGAAGCTGCCGCCGGAGCTCGACTTCGCGGGGATGTTCCACGGCGTCGACGAGCGGGTGCCGGTGGAGGGACTGAAGTTCGGTGTGCGCGTGCTCGACCGTTTCCTCGACCAGTGCTGA
- a CDS encoding DUF5703 family protein, translating into MPEYEFRDVYVPRGVSRKAATRLLTDHAEYGHWELARTRLYPDGSRRVRLRRRIIRQLHATW; encoded by the coding sequence ATGCCGGAATACGAATTTCGCGATGTGTACGTACCTCGCGGGGTGTCCCGCAAGGCCGCGACCCGACTTCTGACCGACCATGCCGAGTACGGGCACTGGGAGTTGGCCCGCACACGGCTTTATCCAGACGGCAGCCGCAGAGTGCGGCTGCGCCGCCGGATCATCCGCCAGCTGCACGCGACCTGGTGA
- a CDS encoding CobW family GTP-binding protein, with protein MEGRPKLPAVIVCGLNSEARTEVVQRLLRAVPGSVALHHDHSTASEGTVRRTVRSASGELSAGDAPLVNDCACCALREDLIPELERLAADGLTRLAVVELWDSVEPRAMAEVVAAHGEDVVLTGVFTAVDPALLLPCLGNGDDLADAGLAAAPSDQRTVADTFARQLEYASVLALVDSQDADEEDAALLNQLHPTAHHVHAASGELATAAFAGFDVRAAAAAQDPGCALLPQEADECGVSTYVWHRDRPFHPERLYQALEDLTCAAARSRGRFWLADRPDTLLAWDAAGGALGVESAGPWLAALPDAAWEMVMPERRAAAAVDWHPEHGDRCQHLVFTSPALDRDGLEEVLESCLLTDAEYAEGPDAWRQLSSAFAPLLDHAT; from the coding sequence ATGGAGGGCAGGCCGAAGCTTCCCGCCGTCATCGTGTGCGGGCTGAACTCCGAGGCTCGGACCGAGGTCGTACAGCGCCTGCTGCGGGCCGTGCCCGGCAGCGTCGCACTGCACCACGATCATTCGACGGCCTCGGAGGGAACGGTGCGGCGGACCGTACGGAGCGCCTCCGGTGAACTGAGCGCCGGAGACGCACCGTTGGTGAACGACTGTGCCTGCTGCGCCCTGCGTGAGGACCTGATCCCCGAGCTGGAGAGGCTTGCCGCGGACGGGCTGACCCGGCTCGCCGTCGTGGAACTGTGGGATTCGGTGGAGCCCAGGGCGATGGCCGAAGTCGTGGCCGCACACGGCGAAGACGTAGTCCTCACCGGTGTGTTCACGGCCGTCGACCCGGCGCTGCTCCTGCCCTGCCTCGGCAACGGCGACGACCTGGCCGACGCGGGACTCGCGGCGGCTCCCAGCGACCAGAGGACCGTCGCCGACACCTTCGCGCGCCAGTTGGAGTACGCCTCCGTGCTCGCTCTCGTCGACAGTCAGGACGCGGACGAGGAGGACGCCGCGCTGCTGAATCAACTGCACCCAACGGCACACCACGTGCACGCGGCATCCGGCGAGCTGGCCACCGCAGCCTTTGCCGGATTCGACGTACGGGCTGCCGCCGCGGCCCAGGATCCCGGCTGTGCTCTGCTCCCGCAGGAGGCGGACGAATGCGGAGTGAGCACCTACGTCTGGCACCGCGACCGCCCCTTCCACCCGGAACGTCTCTACCAGGCGCTGGAGGACCTGACGTGCGCCGCTGCCCGCAGTCGGGGACGCTTCTGGCTCGCCGACCGCCCCGACACCCTGCTGGCATGGGACGCCGCCGGTGGCGCACTCGGCGTCGAGAGCGCAGGCCCATGGCTGGCCGCGCTCCCGGACGCCGCCTGGGAGATGGTGATGCCGGAGCGCAGAGCCGCCGCAGCGGTCGACTGGCATCCCGAGCACGGCGACCGCTGCCAGCACCTGGTCTTCACATCACCGGCCCTCGACCGGGACGGACTCGAGGAAGTGCTGGAGTCCTGCCTGCTGACCGACGCCGAATACGCCGAAGGCCCCGATGCGTGGCGGCAGTTGTCGTCCGCCTTCGCTCCGCTTCTCGATCACGCGACCTGA